The following is a genomic window from Fusarium verticillioides 7600 chromosome 5, whole genome shotgun sequence.
GTCTGACGCACTCTCCAGTCCATACAAGAATTTCCCGTGGTCGAGCCATGTCCATGATCTGGGCTTTGAAGGAGCCTCAAGCAGTTCGATTCTTCGCTTCCAGAGGTTGAACTGCCGCCTTACGGCAACCAACTCATCTCCAGAGTATTGGTGACGCAAATAACCCCATTGTTTATATATTTCCTgcgtcctcttcctcttcctctctaTGGCCTTGCGTTGCTCTTCGGCAGTCTTTCGAGTGAATTCCGGGATTTCCCGATGCCTTAGTTGATGGGAGTGTTCGCTGCGCGAGCGTCTCTTCCTTAGTGAGAGTCTATGTCTATGATTAGATGCATTATCCCTTTCTTGAATCTGTTTGCGATCTCGTAGTGAGGGGGGAGTGTATGTTTGCGTCTTGGAAGGGTTCGAGGCTGCATTACGAGGACGCAGTTGTGATAATATTTGAGAACCGACTTCCGGGACGGATATGTGCGTATCGAGATGGTAGGAGCGAATCAATCTTGGACAACTTTTCGTAGTGTTGTATCGTAAGGCAAGAAAAACAGCTCTTCGAGTCCATGCTTGGGGCGTTATAGGAAGCTCAAGCCTTGCACAGGCGCGGAGTACAAAGGCCGTTGGCATATCCTCCGAGTCGGCATCAACTTGAGGCCAATCGTCTGCATAGTGATCACTAGACGAGTAGCGAATTCGCCGTAGTCGCTGGTAAGAGCTGAATGTCGAGGTCGCTAATTGCTCTTGATTGCGAAATTTTTCAGATTTATGCCGAAGTCGCTCAATGCGCCTCTATAATTTTAGCTCTCCTCTGCGCTTAACGCAGGGGTCCAATGGATGTTTCTTAGTGGAGGGGCTTATTTAGTGGCAACCCCTACAGAACTCTTCCCAGTGAGTGGCCCGGGCGCTTGATTTGAATCGTAGCGGCTCTGCGGGTGTAGAGCAATGGATAGACGCGCTTGAGAAATGTCCATCTTGAATTCCCACCTGTTTCGCATCCGCCAACCTCGAATCTCCATAACAAAAATAATACTCCGGCTTCACCCCGGTTTCACACTCTCTCAACGCCTGTATACTGTTTCATGACAATCTGAcaccatgtcttcatcacacGCCAGCCTCAGCGCTGCCTCAGACGACCGCAAAGCCAGGCTcgcgaagctgaagaacctcaagcgcAAGCAACCTGGAGACGAAATTGTTGCACCAGAATCAGAAAGAGCCCAATCCCCTCCAGTAGAGCCAGATGTCTCACGACTCCATGTCTCTGGCCGTAACTACGACCCTGAAACCAGAGGTCCCAAGCTTGGCTTTGAACAGGATCCAaccctcaacctcgacaagcCAACGCTCGAAGAGCAAGCTGCCGAAGTGGAAGCGGAGGTCAAGCAAAAGGCggcagaagaagcccaagacgaTCAAGGTGTCGATTTATTCAAGCTacagccaaagaagccgaaCTGGGACTTGAAAAGGGAACTTGATAGGAAAATGGAGGTTCTCAACGTTCGGACCGACAACGCCATTGCGCGCCTAGTCCGCGATCGTATCACGGGTGCACAAAAGGCTGCCACGAAGAGAGACGCGGTCGTGGACGCTCAAGGCACTGGAGAAGCAACCGGCATGGATGGTGTGGCATTGGTAGAAGGCTTGAGGGTcaggga
Proteins encoded in this region:
- a CDS encoding hypothetical protein (At least one base has a quality score < 10); the encoded protein is MSSSHASLSAASDDRKARLAKLKNLKRKQPGDEIVAPESERAQSPPVEPDVSRLHVSGRNYDPETRGPKLGFEQDPTLNLDKPTLEEQAAEVEAEVKQKAAEEAQDDQGVDLFKLQPKKPNWDLKRELDRKMEVLNVRTDNAIARLVRDRITGAQKAATKRDAVVDAQGTGEATGMDGVALVEGLRVREKEEEEEERREREEDAALGV